The nucleotide sequence gtttgtcatttttaaaaatatcaagtttGAAAAATGAAAGCTTTTCTGAAATTTTCAAGTTAATTAAAATTGGGGGAATTTTGGATAAACCTAATGATGCTATTATCATTCCTTTTATAGGGCAAAGGAGCAGATCTTTGTGGTATCTCCCAGAGATAGTTTAGACAGAAAAGAACATCTTAACAGTGTTATTATTCTGACTTTGGCCTGAATTTGTGAAAGACAAAGGAAGAATAGTTGTTTTTTAACAAGATATAAATTGAAGTAAAGACAAGAAATATTTATAGTCAACCTCGTAAAACACAGTGATAAATAACAAAGATTATTAGgagcttaacttttttttaaagcaagaattctttttaaaaaatgagctaagGAGATGTCAGAAGGTACCAAGAGTTAACAGTAATTTGGTGACAGAAAAAGGAACTTCCAGTCTGGGCATAAATTAATGtagtcattttacagaaaaaggcccaaattctaatttttctcctttggtacaTTATTCATGTAACAATTTATAGAAAGGATTTATTTATATGCCTGCCTTCTTATTTGTGTATGTAGGCttatacagatatataaataataaatttagaaCAATGTAATAGCACATTTACCATCTGAATAAGCTAACAACCTTTTAATAAAACAAGTAGGAAACCATCTCTTAGTTTACAtccatatttctatttctctgtaatTATTATACCTAGTGTAATGATTAACCAGAATAACCAATATTTTCTCCAGACACAAGAGAAATCTAGAGGACAGacaatatttttagtaatttcttTCCATAAGCAcatatttcatatcattttaacAAATTTGAGGAAACACAAACATAAGTGACTTTAGGAAgatccattttatttctgtatactagCAACAAGACATTAGAAAGTTAAAATTTGAAAGATACCATTTACAGTAGCAaccaaaaaaaattgaagtgtaggaGTAAATAACAATGTGGTGCTTTTTCATTAGACAATGACAACTCTGTCATGACTGCCACCTGAGCTGACAGATTATGAGCCATCCcaattcagagatgttaaaaaagtTTTTGTGTCTTTGAATTGAAAAAACATGCTAGTGATACTTTGTGAAAATTTATGTAAAACTTCAGTCTTCTATGATGGCTTTAGAAATCCAGGTTGTAGCCAGGTCTGGAGGTTTTGCTTACCACTCTAAAAAGTGATTTTAATGTTAATCTTCCttaaaaatctgcttttaaaaaaacccattGAGCTGTGGCTCCTTTTGCTTCGAAGGTCCCATTAACAATAAACTAGCTTTACTGAGTAACCTCATAGACCATCAATGGAGGCAATTAAAACCTTGAAGGGGAGGTGAAGGTACAGTGGCAGAGGGTAAGGTCCGCAATGGGGTTTTCTAGATGAGTGATGGGAAGTGTCTGTGGCTTGAGCCACTGGAGTGCGGAGGGTGTGTGTTTCTGGCATGAATGAAGTACGGGGTCTGTGGGGGTCACTGcaacccccaaaataaataactgaataaaaaacaacccacagaaaAGTTTGCCTATTTGGGCAACATGTGACTATTCCAGGGTTTTTCTGTCTCCCCATCCCCCTACCTTTCTGAtccttttttaaacaaagaaaagttgCCATTTTAAGGAATCCAATTTATAGAGTTAAATCGCTGGAAAACTGTTACGtattttttatcagttttgtaatttttttaaaaagtgtttatttgAGGCTGTTAAATACTTGGGACAGCCTTTTATGTGTCAACAATTCcatagcagggacttccctggtggtccagtgattaagattccgcacttccactgcagcgggcaaggttcgatccctggtctgggaactaagatcttgcatgtcACGGGtgggcgcagccaaaaaaaaaagagaaaaaaaattccatagcAGAGCAGGTTTGTGTTGGAGTTGGAGGGGGGAAGGAGGATTACGTGTACATGAACTTTTTTGTCTAAGCCCTGGGATCAGAACAGTAACAGCTAATGTTCATTTAGCACTTATTATATGTCAAGTATTTTGCAGACTTCAGAATTTCTCATGACATTTTACAAAGGCAGATTTCAACAGTCCTAAATGTTTATCCTAGTAGTGCATATAAAAGTCTCCTTTAAAAGAGAATAGGTCAAACTGCACTTAAAGGTGGTtcaggtggtaaattttatgttttaaccaCAGTTTTACATAAAGAGTGAGCTAGTCACCATACACTTAGAAATTTACTCTAAAGCCAAAATAAATCctaaataagaaattatttttaagatggcAGTATACAGTTTTTGAAGGAAAACTTTATGATTCCTTTAGCAGTTGAAATTCTTTTTGATTTCTGAGCGGGTTTTCAGAATTTAACAATCCATTTCTTAGCTGAAGATTTTTGTATCCTTTACAAACACTGCACATTTAACAAATGGCTAAGTCTTACAACATTAGCTGCAAGTAAGTTATTTTGAACCTAATTTGACTGTGTTACCCCACAGACTAATACAAGTGAATTATTGTTTATTCCATAATAAAATCTCCTGTTTTCTGGCCCCATGGGTATGGatatgggttttggtttttttttttgccgttaTTGAGCAcactttctgtttttaatcatCAAATCTCTTTTAGTATCCTAAGAAGTTAAGCATTCTATCCAAATCTGGATTTCACTGAATACATTTtgcttctaatttatttttatatgatgctgaaaatttttttaaatgttgaattctgggaagaatttctttttttaatcggAAATATAGTTGGCGTATAGcgctgtattagtttcaggtgttcatgAAACTTGTCATCTTGACTTGTAACATGTTGATACTTTTAGTCTAATAACCGTGTGAAGTGGTACCACTAACCCCCAGATAGCCGTGTGACACCCCTGTCACCTGTCTGGTCCAGGTTCCTCGTGGAGCAGCACTGGTACAAGCAGTGGGAAGTATACGTGCAGGGAGGAGACCAGGACCCCAGCACCTTCCCTGGCTGCATCAACAATGCTGAGCTCTTTGAAGGTACCAGGCTTCTGCCTCCCAACATCAGCCAAGCCTGGACTTCTTGTCATCTTTGTCCCCGCAAATGATCATGAGCCCCTTTTCTGTGCTAGGTCATTGGTGAGATGGCCAGAGTGACTCATCACTTTCCTTCCCTGATTGTTCCTCTGCCACCTCCCCCCGCCCTCCTGCAGACCAGGTAAACTGGCGCCTCAAGAAGGGACTGGTGGAAGGTGAGGACTATGTGCTGCTCCCAGCGGCTGCTTGGCATTACCTGGTCAACTGGTATGGTCTAGAGCATGGCCAGCCTCCCATTGAACGCAAGGTATAGTGGGTGGGGAGGGTGCTGGGGGGTGGCTTTTATAGGGCGGGGAGCGTAGGAGGAAGGCCTCCATAGGCCCAGGATGGGTCCAGACCTGTGTGTTCACGTATGCTGTATCCATACACCTGGGtctgccctctcctcctctcccaggtCATTAGATGGTATcttgctgtgtcccctgcatttgctcGCCTGTGTGTGCTCCCCTCACAGAGCCTCGTACGTGTGTCTATGCcatgtgtgtttgtctgtgtggaTGTTCCTCTGATCTCAAAGGTCGTCGTTCCTGTGTccatgtgtgtgttgggtgggtACACCTGTGTGtgcatccttccctccttccaggtCGTGGAGCTGTCCAACATCCAGAAGGTTGAAGTGTACCCAGTAGAACTGCTGCTCATCCAGCACAGTGATATGGACACAGCTCACACCGCTCAGTTCAGCCGCACAGATTCTGTTGGTGAGTCTAAGGGTCGTGGAATGAGTTGGCATTCCCAGCCACGGTCACAGCTCGGTGACCTAAGGAATCTGATGCCAAGATGGGTGGATCCTGCAGGGTCCCAGGAAGACCTTGAATGTGCTCCATCACCCTCCACAGACCTAGTTCTGCGCACCGCTCAAGAGCAGTTTCTGGTGAGCCCCCAAGAAGAGACACGGCTGTGGATCAAGAACGCGGAGGGCTCTTTTGAGAGGTTGTGCAACACACGTGTCACAGTGCTTGACGCCGCTCTCAAGACTGGGCAGGTAAGGGTGGGGAGGACTTCTTGGCCCACCACCCGTGCTCAGGTTGGGGGAAGTGAGGGCTAGGTGTCCGTGGACCCTCCATGAATGCCTTTCCTGATCTTTACTCCTCTTCCTCCAACCCAGGTGGTCATCATGGAGACCCGAAACAAGGATGGCACTTGGCCCAGCGCACAGCTGCCCGCCATGTGAGCCCTTGGGGTTTCCAGTCCAGAGTGGGATCCCACAGTAGGCAGAACAACTGAGCCCAAGAGCACATTCCACCCACAAGTAGTAGGTCCTCAGCTGATAAGAGTTTCTCATCCGTCCCAGGAGCAGCGCGTCGGAGGAGGATGAGGACTTCCAGGGCCAGCCGGGCATCTGTGGTCTCACCAATCTGGGCAACACGTGCTTCATGAACTCGGCCCTGCAGGTTGAGCCATTAGGTCTAGGTCTGGCACTGCGCAGGGATGGATTTGAGCGTTGGAGATTGGGGACAGAGCTAGGGGGGTATTGCAGGGCAAGGGGTCAGTTGGAAGCTGGGGCCCCACAGTCTGGCTCGACATGCCCACATTACTTTCTGAAACGTTAATGCCTCTTCCTTCCACTTGCTCCCTGCTTTCCCTTGTCTTCTCTCCTTCGTCACCACATTCTTCCTTCTCCTGAAATTCTTCTCTCCCCTACTTCCCtgccccttctctttctttccccttcctcctgtctCCCTTTCCTCTGTCCCCACCTTGGTTACCTCTCTCGCCTCTTCATGCACCTGGCCCCTGCCTTCTGCAGTGCCTCAGCAACGTGCCACAGCTCACCAACTACTTCCTCAAAAACTGCTACCTGGAGGAGCTCAACTTCTGCAACCCACTGGGCATGAAGGGGGAGATCGCAGAGGCCTATGCGGACCTGGTGAAGCAGGCGTGGTCCGGCCACCACCGCTCCATCGTGCCCCACGTGTTCAAGGTGTGGCTCAGCCCTGGCCGGTTCCTctgtgcccccaccccccaactccctCACGCTCTGACGGCCCTGCCCATCTTCTCAGACCAAGGTCGGCCACTTTGCGTCCCAGTTTCTGGGCTACCAGCAGCATGACTCTCAGGAGCTGCTGTCGTTCCTCCTGGATGGGCTGCACGAGGACCTCAATCGTGTTAAGAAGAAGGAATATGTGGAACTGTGCGATGCTGCTGGGAGGCCAGATCAGGTGGGCGCTCCTGGAAGACCCCCATCCTGAGAGCCTCATTAAAGCCACTAGGGCCTCTGCCTCAGGAATTTTCTGGCCTCCCTGGAGTATCCCGCACACCACCATTTTCTATTAAGCTCCTCTTCCCTGACCTCAGTCCCAACCTTGGCTCCAACGCCACATCTGCGCTCACGCCCAACCCAGAGTTAAACCCCACCTGGTCGCCTGCCCCAAATAATCCCCGGCCCCGACAGTGAACGCAGTCTCCAGATAGCCCTCACTGTAACTCTGCCTCTGGACTTTACCGGTGGCCGTAACCTTAACTTTAATCCCATGCACATCCACCCCATACCATGGTTTTCCCCGGCCCCGGGCAAGCCTCACCACCCACCATGACACTCAACAGGAGGTTGCTCAGGAGGCCTGGCAGAACCACAAACGGCGGAACGATTCTGTGATTGTGGACACTTTCCATGGCCTCTTCAAGTCCACGGTGGTGTGCCCTGATTGTGGCAACGTGTCTGTGACCTTCGACCCCTTCTGCTACCTCAGTGTCCCATTGCCTATGACCCACAAGAGGGTCATGGAGGTCTTCTTTGTCTCCATGGACCCCCGCCGCAAGCCAGAGCAGGTACGGGGGGAATGGGGACAGGGGACGTAATGAGGGACATGTAGTCAGAGTTCGTTTGATTACTCTGTCGTACCTCAGGGTTTCCTTCACTAACTCACCACACATCCTTCTGCTCTTTTGTGGATACCGTTCCTCCCTCAGCACCGGCTCGTGGTCCCCAAGAAAGGCAAGATCTCGGATCTGTGTGTGGCTCTGGCCAAACACACTGGTGTCTCGCCAGAAAGGGTGAGGCTCTGCAGATAGAAGGAGGGTGGGATTCAGGGGCAGGGgggcagagagaggcagaagggCCTGGGGGAGACCTGGCAGACTGACCGGTCCCCTCTCTGCATCCCATTCTCAGATGATGGTGGCCGATGTCTTCAGTCACCGCTTCTATAAGATCTACCAGCTGGAGGAGTCTCTGAGCAGCATCTTGGACCGAGATGATATCTTCATGTGAGTGAGAGGACGAGGGGAGATGAGGGCTTCTCAGGAACCTCCTCCGTTAaccaccttccctctcccttcctcggCCTGATTCACAGGGCACCTGCACAGCTCGGGGCTTCGGCCATGTGCCTTAGTGGGGCAGGGGGCTAGGGGCTGTCAGTGAGTGGGGCGACACATCCTTATACAGGGCGTCCTTGGGTGTTTTCCTCCTTGTTATGTGAGGGAGGCtcctgtttctttattttattcagcACTTAACTAGTACCTTGTATGTACCCGATGCTGATCTGCACTCCTTACTCACATTGCATGCCTCAAAAACCAAGTGATTTTTGAAATGGGGAACACTAAGATGCTTTCTGAACATAAGAACATTCAGAGCAAGTTTGAAATCTTTGGGTAACTAAAATAGAAGATGCTTTATGAGTAGAAAAATTTTTGTAAACCAAGCAGTTtagttttccaaaaagaaaatggttttagATCCCTGTGTCACAAAAAATTTTTGTCAACTCCCTCAGTGCGCTGATAACACCAAAGTACTTTATCTAACATCACATAAACAAAGGGCTGTGTAAATCATCCAACAGTTTGTAAAATACAGAACCCTGGGTAACTCTTCGgacccttttaaaaatattttcaggctGTGAGTGGTGAGTGGCTGGAGCAACTGGGGTAGAATCCTCGAATCCCTCTTGGGTGTCCTGATCAGGCATGACCTGATGTCCATCCCCCACAGATACGAGGTGTCAGGCAGGGCTGCTATTGGCGAGAACTCCAGAGAGGACGTTGTGCTTCCTATCTACCTGCGGGAGCGCACCCCAGCCCGGGACTACAACAATTCTTACTATGGCCTGATGCTCTTTGGGCACCCGCTCCTGGTGTCGGTGCCCCGGGACCGGCTCTCCTGGGACGCCCTGTATCACATCCTGCTGTACCGCCTCTCGTGAGTCTGCTGTTTGGGGtcaggcagggaggtggggtcaGAACTCAGATCCGGGCGTCTAGCTGCTTAGTTGCCACTTCCCGTCTGCATCCAGAAGACAGCTCAAACTTAACATGGCCAGAGAGGAACTTGtaggcttttttctttctctaaatttcTGACTTTGCACCACTTctcctaggtgctggggatacacagaggtgaacaagacagacaaaatgcAGACTTCATCTTGTACTTAATTGTCTCTTCCTTGGAGAGGcttggttgtttgtgtttttactgaTAGATTTTCATTGTGCTTAAAATCCAGAGTCCTTACCAAGGCAAACAACAGTGCGTTATCTGACTTCACCTCTCTCTCATGTTGCACTTACAAGTGCTTctcagaggccttccctgatggAAATTTACAGCTGATTGTGTGCCTGTTTACCAGTGGCTTATCATACTTAAGATCCACGCTCCTTAACTGTGGCACACAAGATCCTACATTGTCAGGCTGCCTCTTCCCGTGTCCCTCTGGCATCTCCTGAGACCTTCCGGGCTCCTCCTTAAGAACTgtttgtgtgtgggtttaccaGTAGCTTCCCATCATAAGCAAAGTAGGATTCTGGGCTCTGTCCTCCCTGCCCTCGGGTCCCTCCTTGAGAGTCTCCTCTGCTCTGTCGGCAGACGCTATGTGACCAGACCCAGCTCGGATGACGAGGATGATGGGGATGAGAAAggtgaggaggagaaaggagagaggatcGGCAAGGATGAGGGTCTGTACAAGCAGTCCCATGGCCTGAGGGAGGGTCAGGGGGTTTGGGGTCGGTCTGGCCCACACAGGGTCCACATGGATGTGTATTGCAGCTCAACCCCCTGGGGCTCACACATTTCCACCTCTGACATCCTCTCCTGTCCCAGCAGACCTGGAGGATAAGGACAACCTCCCTAAGGCTGGACATGTGGCTGGGGGCAGCTCCCAAGACCCTGGGCCGGAGCAGGCTGGGCCCAGCTCTGGAGTCGCGGGCGGGAGCCGGGCCCCCGTGGACAACTCCCCTGGACCATCccactggccccagagagcacGGCGCAAACACCTCTTCACCCTGCAGACAGTGAATTCCAATGGGACCAGCGACCGCTCGACCTTCAACGAGGATACCCATGGTGTCTCCTTCAGCTGTGAGCCAGGGTTGGGGAGGCGGGAGGGGGGTGTGCTTGGCAGCAGGGCCCATGACCACCTCCCCTCGCCCCCAGCCCAGCCGTACATTGCCATCGACTGGGAGCCAGAGATGAAGAAGCGTTACTATGACGAGGTGGAGGCTGAGGTAAACGAGATCCTGGGGATGGGAGGCACTTTCACCTTGCGCTACACacaaagtccatgctcttaaccactcggTGTGTGTCTTCCACCCCGACTCCTTTTTATCCCCCACAACCCCCATCCTCATACCTGGCTGTCCATTCCCCCAACCTAGGGCTACGTGAAGCATGACTGTGTTGGGTACGTGCTGAAGAAGGCTCCGGTGCGGCTGCAGGAGTGCATCGAGCTCTTCACCACCACTGAGACCCTGGAGAAGGAAAACCCCTGGTGAGGGCCCAGAACAGGGCCTCTGGGGGTGCAGTTGGGTGGGACCACCTCCCCCAGTCCGTCACCACTAAATacacctccttccccctccccctcactcGAAGCCTTCCTGCCACTCTGGCCACCAACACCCCAAGCCTATTCctacctcagagcctttgccTGGGCTGTTCCTTCTCCCAGGGTCATTCTTCCTCTAGTTATCTACAGGATTTGACCTCCATTTTGCTCAGGTCTGTGAGCAAATGTTACCTCCTCAGAGAGACCTTCTCTTACTCTTCTGTTAAAAGCCACTCCTCTCCCAGCCATCAGCTCCCTCCATTCCCTCTTTCTAGCTCTGTAACGCCACTTGATGTCACCTCCTAGATCCCCTTTTGCATcgcttttttgtattttctgttagAGTGAACCCCTTAAGGGGGAAGACTTTTAAGTTCACTGTGTGTCTCTTCTCACTGATTATAATGGTGTGGGCTGTGCAGTAGATACTCATTAGATCCTTgcagaataaacaaaacagaaaaagagaaccaaaaaagacaaaaccagTCTAAAAAATAAGAGCGGCATCTCCATGGAGCAGAAAGGGAATAGAAATACAAAGTAGTGCCAAAGGACTCAACAGTAGACCGTCAGTAAATACCTGGCGAGTGAGTCAgtgaataaaatagaagaaagaaaactggagtgagAGAGGCAGGCTCTAAAAGAAGACTAGTGTCTCACAGACTGGAAGCCAAACAAAAACACACGCCAGTACAAAAGTGTATACAGTGGGGAGTTGGTGAGTACTTGGTAGGATTTTAACGTGTCAAGAGAGCAAACTAGAGTAACAGGCAGGCTGAGTAAGAGCAGCATCTCTGGACGAGACGTGGCCCACGAAGGCCGCACGGCACAAAGAGCATGCGGTAGGTGCTCAGAAAGTGTCTGTGTCCTGACTCGGGCTCCATCTCTAGGTACTGCCCCAATTGCAAGCAGCACCAGCTGGCCACCAAGAAGCTGGACCTGTGGATGCTGCCGGAGACGCTCATCATCCACCTGAAGCGCTTTTCCTACACGAAGTTCTCCCGCGAGAAGCTGGATACCCTTGTGGAGTTTCCTATCCGGTCCGGGGCCCGGGGAGGCTGGCTGTGGGGGGAAGGCAGGCAATGGGGAAGGGGGCGCCAGCAGTGttaaccctctccccacccacagGGACCTGGACTTCTCCAAGTTTGTCATCAAGCCGCAGAACAAGTCGGCCCCAGAGCTGTACAAATATGATCTCATTGCAGTTTCCAACCATTACGGGGGCCTGCGGGATGGACACTGTATGTGCCAGGCTGTGGCAGGGCCGTGTGCTGGGGGGTCAGGATGTCCCCAGTGGGTGTCCCCAGATGTGTGAACGGGTGgcgaggtcattagggtgggagGAGTGAGAGCGGACGTGGACGCCTCTTAGGGGCAGGAGGGTGGGTGAGGACAGCTTCCCCTCTTTTATAGACACGACATTTGCCTGCAACAAGGACAGCGGTCAATGGCACTACTTCGATGACAACAGTGTCTCACCTGTGACTGAGAATCAGATTGAGGTGTGATTTCCATCCTCCCTTCTCCCGACACCCTCCTCCCCGATCCACACTGACTCCTGTCCTCTCCTTGCAGTCCAAGGCAGCCTATGTCCTGTTCTACCAACGCCAGGATGTGGCACGTCGCCTGCAACCCCAGCCCAGCTTATCTGACCCCCCAGCGTCCCCAGCCTTTGGTACCCCAGCCAACTCTGAGTTCATGGATGTAAATTGAggggccctggccctgccacaGGGAAGGTAGCCATCTCTGCTCTCTTCCTTCCCAGCTCCACCCCTGTCCTCTTACCTGTGTTAGGTGCCCCATGCCAGACGCCACAGGCTTAGTCGTGGCTACTGTTCTCCTGTGCTGCTATATTGCTTTCTCTTGGGGAAGAAGAGGTCATGTCTCCTTCCAGCAGTGTGTTCCCTACCTGTGTTTGCCCCTTAGAGCATTAACCCTCCCTTCTATTCTCTATTTATGGTTGTCCCCTTCCCTCTTGTCCTCAACCTGGGGTGAACtgaggggttggtggtgggatgcACCTGAACACAGAGTGTATTTTCTTATTGagactctgtactttctgctgtGTACATATAAACGTGCCAGTGTGTTCCTTGgcagtgtgggtttttttcttttaacatactTACCAAGCACCAGTTTTATGCCTGTGTGCTTACTGAATGCCAGGTGTGTGATGGCTGCTGCTCTGAGTGCACcatctctgtgccaggtactattctaagtgcttcTGAAGCACCATCTGCGCATCAGACACGATTCTCAGCACCAACTGCATGCCCAGTGTTTCCCAAAGCATTTTGGAAATATCGACtcataatcctcacaacagtctcACGCAGGAGTTGTCATCGCCAATTTCAGATGGGCAAACAGATACAGAGGTCAAGTAATTGCTCGAGCTAGGTCCAGAGGTCAGTACACCTTATCAGTTACACGGCAGTAGTCCTGGAGGGGACGTTTGACCTCCCTGGACCCAGGATGGAAATCTTTGTGGACATGACCTGCACTACAGGTGATGTGGGAAAGGTGTGCCTGGAACAGACAGGCATCCGTGTGGGCAAATGGGTGGTTTCCGGACATAAAAGATACTAACCAGACCACCTCGCAGGCCCCCAGTAGTGTCCTCTGAGGAGTGGGTACATCTGGCCCAAGCCATACAAACTGACAGGACAGGTGTGCTGTGTTTGTGTTGCCCCTATGCTTAGCCTCCCGCCATGACTGCAGCTCCCCCACCAGGCAGGGTCCCTTCAGCCTCATGCCACAGAAGAGTGAGGTGGTGCACCTAGCACAGAATGGGTGCAGCATAGTGTGTCTGAGCATAAGATGCCACCTAAGCACTGCACAGCCCCCACCTGAGCCCTCCCGTAGGCACCAGCTGTCACCTCTGAGAAACGGCTCTTGTGGGGACAACCTTGGGGCAGCATGGAGTGGACAGATGTGCAGTATCTGGATGTAGACAAGCACCCCAACCCTTCACACTGAGGAAGGGAATCCTGATCAGGACGGCTGAGAGACCATTCCCATGGGAAGGGTCTCCTCATTCCCCTCAGCCTGCTGCCTTTGCACTGGACCTGGcagcctccccccgcccccacctccagCTTTATCACCTAC is from Orcinus orca chromosome X, mOrcOrc1.1, whole genome shotgun sequence and encodes:
- the USP11 gene encoding LOW QUALITY PROTEIN: ubiquitin carboxyl-terminal hydrolase 11 (The sequence of the model RefSeq protein was modified relative to this genomic sequence to represent the inferred CDS: deleted 1 base in 1 codon), whose product is MAVAPRLFGGLCFRFRGQKPEVAFMGTFPIPSCDDCERRRTAMAAVAESPAAAAAAEDREPQRKAVPGLESQRRQIENGENGRGHPLRAGESWFLVEQHWYKQWEVYVQGGDQDPSTFPGCINNAELFEDQVNWRLKKGLVEGEDYVLLPAAAWHYLVNWYGLEHGQPPIERKVVELSNIQKVEVYPVELLLIQHSDMDTAHTAQFSRTDSVDLVLRTAQEQFLVSPQEETRLWIKNAEGSFERLCNTRVTVLDAALKTGQVVIMETRNKDGTWPSAQLPAMSSASEEDEDFQGQPGICGLTNLGNTCFMNSALQCLSNVPQLTNYFLKNCYLEELNFCNPLGMKGEIAEAYADLVKQAWSGHHRSIVPHVFKTKVGHFASQFLGYQQHDSQELLSFLLDGLHEDLNRVKKKEYVELCDAAGRPDQEVAQEAWQNHKRRNDSVIVDTFHGLFKSTVVCPDCGNVSVTFDPFCYLSVPLPMTHKRVMEVFFVSMDPRRKPEQHRLVVPKKGKISDLCVALAKHTGVSPERMMVADVFSHRFYKIYQLEESLSSILDRDDIFIYEVSGRAAIGENSREDVVLPIYLRERTPARDYNNSYYGLMLFGHPLLVSVPRDRLSWDALYHILLYRLSRYVTRPSSDDEDDGDEKDLEDKDNLPKAGHVAGGSSQDPGPEQAGPSSGVAGGSRAPVDNSPGPSHWPQRARRKHLFTLQTVNSNGTSDRSTFNEDTHAQPYIAIDWEPEMKKRYYDEVEAEGYVKHDCVGYVLKKAPVRLQECIELFTTTETLEKENPWYCPNCKQHQLATKKLDLWMLPETLIIHLKRFSYTKFSREKLDTLVEFPIRDLDFSKFVIKPQNKSAPELYKYDLIAVSNHYGGLRDGHYTTFACNKDSGQWHYFDDNSVSPVTENQIESKAAYVLFYQRQDVARRLQPQPSLSDPPASPAFGTPANSEFMDVN